In Pseudoduganella albidiflava, a single window of DNA contains:
- a CDS encoding N-acetylglucosamine kinase, with translation MFLGVDGGGTKTAFALVDRQGHVLARHEESSAYYLEVGMDGAAAVLARGCAALFAGAGVTAGDVAFAFFGLPAYGEDRAVQPQLDALPRAVLGHGRYLCGNDMVCSWAGSLACADGISVIAGTGSMAYGEFKGQRARAGGWGELFSDEGSAYWIARAGLALFSRMSDGRAPRGPLHALMRTRLALRDDLDLCQVVYGELKGERSKVAALSRLVSEAAAQGDFQAAAILESAAVEVAALVDAVRRQLGAGPGTEVAVSYSGGLFGAEGPLRAPFARALAGSGAGPYRLVAPRLPPVLGAALYAALNAGTPLDSAALERLAGAK, from the coding sequence ATGTTCCTCGGGGTTGACGGCGGCGGTACCAAGACGGCGTTCGCGCTGGTCGACCGGCAAGGGCACGTTCTCGCGCGCCACGAGGAGAGCAGCGCGTACTACCTCGAAGTGGGCATGGACGGTGCCGCCGCCGTGCTGGCGCGCGGCTGCGCGGCGCTGTTCGCCGGCGCCGGCGTCACCGCGGGCGATGTCGCATTCGCTTTCTTCGGCTTGCCGGCGTACGGCGAGGACCGTGCCGTGCAGCCGCAGCTCGATGCACTGCCGCGCGCCGTGCTGGGCCACGGGCGCTACCTGTGCGGCAACGACATGGTGTGCAGCTGGGCCGGATCGCTGGCCTGCGCCGATGGCATCAGCGTCATCGCCGGCACCGGTTCGATGGCGTATGGCGAGTTCAAAGGTCAGCGCGCGCGGGCCGGCGGCTGGGGCGAACTGTTCAGCGACGAAGGCTCGGCCTACTGGATCGCCCGCGCCGGGCTGGCGCTGTTCTCGCGCATGAGCGATGGCCGCGCGCCGCGCGGGCCGCTGCATGCGCTGATGCGCACGCGCCTGGCGCTGCGCGACGATCTCGACCTGTGCCAGGTCGTCTACGGCGAACTGAAAGGGGAACGCAGCAAGGTGGCCGCGCTGTCGCGGCTCGTCTCCGAAGCGGCCGCGCAGGGCGACTTCCAGGCGGCGGCGATCCTCGAGTCGGCTGCCGTGGAGGTGGCCGCGCTGGTCGATGCGGTACGGCGCCAGCTCGGCGCCGGCCCCGGTACGGAAGTGGCGGTGTCCTATTCCGGCGGCCTGTTCGGCGCGGAAGGGCCGTTGCGCGCGCCGTTCGCGCGGGCGCTGGCCGGCAGCGGCGCGGGCCCGTATCGCCTGGTGGCGCCGCGCCTGCCGCCGGTGCTCGGTGCCGCGCTGTATGCGGCGCTGAA